The following are encoded in a window of Sphingobium sp. AP49 genomic DNA:
- a CDS encoding DUF3240 family protein — protein MTDMLLTFYCAAIDRDVVADALRRQTSAPLHLRDEQVLGRDFGDALTGEKVRGALRRAAIDLIVEAEAVSILVGTVADARRGHPVRWHSMAVSARGRIA, from the coding sequence ATGACTGACATGCTGCTGACTTTCTATTGTGCCGCCATTGACCGCGATGTTGTTGCCGATGCGCTTCGCAGGCAAACCAGTGCGCCGCTTCACCTGCGTGACGAGCAGGTGCTGGGCCGCGATTTTGGTGATGCGCTGACAGGCGAAAAGGTACGCGGCGCATTGCGTCGGGCCGCGATTGACCTGATCGTGGAGGCGGAAGCGGTCAGCATATTGGTCGGAACGGTCGCCGACGCGCGTCGGGGCCACCCCGTTCGCTGGCACAGCATGGCGGTGTCGGCCCGGGGGCGCATCGCATGA
- a CDS encoding TolC family protein, which yields MIRHLLLTGIAVLATPAVAQRTDLPPEPLVIEALDTHPAVAAAYARVRSAQAGADMLRKGSHEFTFQGTVSRRSAEGEGDYAEYDVNLTRPLRLPGKAALDRKAGVLGIEVAHNQMEDVRHQTALAFSDLWHDWLVASAQHHTDLDSVASLKDDLNAVRRRAALRDASLLDVDQAEAALAQAQAQAAMSLAAQDETRVKLAVGFSGLPLPEEAPMLSTPALPLDRLANLRDLVVERSHEIHAAEREAQRLSVLARRASADRMADPSLGIRLFSERGGLEKGVGLVGSIPIGGGYRRAAHDQATAEAGVAEQDVARVRREVEATAAADLSNVKARHRIWQSMQIAADSAEGAAARTKRGYELGQIGLSEALLARRQANEMRRQEIDARAAILRAILKLQIDAHDVWTSQDVHQD from the coding sequence ATGATCCGCCATCTGCTGTTGACTGGCATTGCCGTCCTCGCGACACCCGCCGTCGCCCAGCGCACGGACCTGCCGCCCGAACCATTGGTGATCGAGGCACTGGATACCCATCCTGCGGTCGCCGCCGCATATGCACGGGTTCGTTCGGCACAGGCCGGCGCGGACATGTTGCGCAAGGGCAGTCATGAATTCACCTTCCAGGGCACGGTGTCGCGCCGTTCGGCCGAAGGGGAAGGCGATTATGCCGAATATGACGTCAACCTGACCCGACCCTTGCGTTTGCCCGGCAAGGCCGCGCTGGACCGCAAGGCAGGCGTTCTGGGCATAGAGGTGGCGCATAATCAGATGGAAGATGTGCGGCATCAGACGGCGCTCGCCTTTTCCGACCTCTGGCATGACTGGCTGGTTGCCAGCGCCCAGCATCACACCGACCTCGATTCAGTCGCCAGCCTGAAGGACGATCTGAATGCGGTCCGACGCCGTGCGGCATTGCGTGATGCGTCGCTGCTGGATGTCGATCAGGCAGAGGCCGCGTTGGCACAGGCACAGGCACAGGCTGCCATGTCCCTTGCCGCGCAGGACGAGACGCGTGTCAAGCTGGCGGTCGGTTTCTCCGGACTGCCCCTGCCCGAAGAGGCGCCGATGCTATCGACGCCAGCCTTACCTTTGGATCGGCTGGCCAATCTGCGCGACCTTGTGGTGGAGCGCAGTCACGAGATCCACGCGGCTGAACGGGAAGCGCAGCGTCTATCAGTCCTGGCACGCCGCGCGTCGGCGGACCGGATGGCTGATCCCTCGCTGGGCATTCGCCTATTCAGCGAACGAGGTGGGCTGGAGAAGGGCGTCGGGCTGGTCGGCTCCATTCCGATTGGCGGCGGCTATCGTCGAGCCGCCCATGATCAGGCAACGGCGGAAGCGGGTGTGGCGGAACAAGATGTCGCCCGCGTCCGTCGCGAGGTCGAGGCGACTGCTGCAGCCGACCTCAGCAATGTCAAGGCGCGTCATAGGATATGGCAGAGCATGCAAATCGCGGCAGACAGCGCAGAGGGCGCGGCGGCGCGGACGAAACGCGGCTATGAACTGGGGCAGATCGGCCTGTCCGAGGCTTTACTGGCGCGACGTCAGGCCAACGAGATGCGCCGACAGGAAATCGATGCACGCGCCGCGATTCTACGAGCCATTCTTAAGCTGCAGATTGATGCACATGATGTGTGGACTTCACAGGACGTGCATCAGGATTGA
- a CDS encoding MFS transporter — translation MKINPPLLALAAGAFGIGVTEFAPMGLLPVIATDLGVSIPAAGLLISAYAIGVMLGAPLMTLTTGRLPRRTLLIGLAAIFTVGNLIAALSSSYAMLLFARIITSLNHGAFFGVGSIVAASLVPPQRQAGAVAAMFMGLTIANVVGVPLATWAGDVIGWGAAFWGIAALGVLTIVALRLTLPDMPAPTEGDARSELRVLMRGPVLAALGLTVVGASAMFTVFTYITPILRDQTHGSITFVTAMLVLYGVGLTIGNWLGGRFADRSVDRTLIVTLAALTAILIAFAFAMPFAGPTAVLIFLWGIASFALVPPLQVRVMSAAADAPNLASSMNIGAFNLGNAIGAALGGGVIAAGLDLPFVAIAGAAASGVGLLTILMSPQDTAIREAHPQRIYE, via the coding sequence ATGAAGATCAATCCACCGCTGCTCGCGCTGGCGGCCGGTGCCTTTGGCATCGGCGTCACCGAATTTGCGCCGATGGGCCTGTTGCCCGTCATCGCCACCGACCTGGGCGTCTCCATCCCCGCCGCCGGCCTGCTCATCAGCGCCTATGCGATCGGCGTGATGCTGGGCGCGCCGCTGATGACACTGACCACCGGCCGCTTGCCGCGTCGCACCCTGCTGATCGGCCTCGCCGCCATCTTCACGGTCGGCAATCTGATCGCAGCGCTCTCCAGCAGCTATGCCATGCTGCTGTTCGCGCGGATCATCACCTCGCTCAACCATGGCGCCTTCTTCGGCGTCGGATCGATCGTCGCCGCCAGCCTGGTCCCGCCCCAGCGGCAGGCCGGCGCGGTCGCCGCCATGTTCATGGGGCTGACCATCGCCAATGTCGTCGGCGTGCCGCTGGCCACCTGGGCAGGCGACGTCATAGGATGGGGCGCGGCCTTCTGGGGCATCGCAGCGCTGGGCGTCCTTACCATCGTGGCGCTGCGCCTCACTCTGCCCGACATGCCGGCCCCGACCGAGGGCGATGCGCGCTCCGAACTGCGGGTGCTGATGCGCGGGCCGGTGCTGGCGGCGCTGGGACTCACCGTGGTCGGTGCGAGCGCGATGTTCACCGTTTTCACCTATATCACGCCGATCCTGCGCGATCAGACCCATGGTTCGATCACTTTCGTGACCGCGATGCTGGTGCTCTATGGCGTGGGCCTCACCATCGGCAACTGGCTGGGTGGGCGCTTTGCCGACCGGTCGGTCGACCGGACGCTGATCGTGACGCTCGCCGCGCTGACCGCGATCCTCATCGCCTTCGCCTTTGCCATGCCCTTTGCCGGGCCGACGGCGGTGCTGATCTTCCTCTGGGGCATTGCCAGCTTCGCGCTGGTGCCGCCGCTGCAGGTGCGGGTGATGAGCGCGGCGGCCGATGCGCCGAACCTCGCATCCTCCATGAATATCGGCGCCTTCAACCTGGGCAACGCCATAGGAGCGGCGCTCGGCGGTGGGGTGATTGCCGCCGGATTGGACTTGCCCTTTGTCGCGATTGCCGGCGCGGCTGCATCGGGCGTTGGTTTGCTGACCATTCTCATGAGCCCTCAAGATACGGCTATCCGTGAAGCACATCCGCAGAGGATATATGAATGA